Proteins found in one Arachis stenosperma cultivar V10309 chromosome 8, arast.V10309.gnm1.PFL2, whole genome shotgun sequence genomic segment:
- the LOC130946125 gene encoding uncharacterized protein LOC130946125 has translation MERYFEGQGVVEKAIKVRTAALYLSDNATLWWRRKCVDMEKGTCNITTWEDFKRELKRQFFPENVVYEARKKLRELKHKSTISDYIKEFTTLTLQIPNLASDDALFFFIDGLQPWAKQELQRRNVKDVDEAIVVAESLTEYHRGDSKPKSSSKPSSAKGGGDKGKSFSIKKEGKYSSKKEYEEKKKAFVPKGGCFVCKGPHQMKDCPKLGTLASIAEEREAQTQVTKCVGSIQHINAVKGKEASIAEKKGLMYVKAFINEKPVMAMIDTGATHNFITPDEAKRLRLKITEKNGWFKPVNTKGEPLKGVAKGVEMTLGSWKGLVDFSVAHMDDFKIVIGLDLQRKANIIPTPYYDVVCVMEKGSPCMVPTVSKVGGPPILSAMQLKKGFKKREITYLALLQEESTSEREDVPPKIKEVLEENKDVMPPELPKQLPPRRKVDHKIELESGAKPPASTPYRMAPPELEELKKQLKDLLDAGFIRPSKAPYGAPVLFQKKHDGSLRLCIDYRALNKVTIKNKYPIPLIADLFDQLGRAKWFSKLDLRSGYHRVRIADGDEPKTTCVTRYGSYEWLVMPFGLTNAPATFCTLMNEIFRPYLDRKSVPLQGTKSTSWDIIKGGTLCMDQGKKNHSWEWSKECQKAFDELKAAITEGPVLALPNYQRYLKSTLMLLTTLLGGVLMQEGHPIAFESRKLNDTERRYTVQEKEMTAVVHCLRTWRHYLLGSHFIVKTDNVATSKTNVVADALSRKAELGPFLWLKEILCIPSRKGCNHDPLAKKLVELAREVIEIHASQDDYGQSCSNSLGQLHFSTSFHPQTDGQTERVNALLECYLRHFVSANQKDWTKLLDIAQFSYNLQRSESTGKSPFEIVTGQQPLTPHSLSSSYSGKSPGAYHMIKSWKEQADVTRSYLDKAAKRMKKWADKKRRHASYQVEDKVMIKLLPQQFKAFRKVHKGLIRKYEGPFEIIGRVGEVAYKVQLPPSMKIHPVFHVSMLKSYHEDQDELSRGDSSRAPPVVIRSFDKEIEEILANRIVRRRGVPPSIQYLIKWKGLPITEASWEAREDL, from the exons ATGGAGAGGTACTTCGAAGGCCAAGGGGTGGTCGAAAAAGCAATAAAGGTACGCACTGCAGCTCTCTACCTTTCTGATAATGCTACTTTGTGGTGGAGGAGAAAGTGCGTAGATATGGAGAAGGGTACTTGCAACATAACCACATGGGAAGATTTCAAAAGGGAGTTGAAAAGACAATTCTTCCCTGAAAATGTGGTTTATGAAGCAAGGAAGAAGTTGAGGGAGTTGAAGCACAAGAGTACAATTAGTGACTACATAAAGGAGTTCACTACTCTCACGCTTCAAATCCCCAACTTAGCATCAGATGATGCATTGTTCTTCTTCATTGATGGACTCCAACCTTGGGCAAAGCAAGAACTACAAAGAAGGAATGTTAAGGATGTCGATGAGGCCATCGTGGTGGCCGAATCACTCACTGAGTATCATAGGGGAGACTCTAAACCCAAGTCTTCCTCCAAGCCTAGTTCTGCTAAAGGTGGGGGAGACAAGGGGAAGAGTTTCTCAATCAAGAAGGAAGGAAAATACTCTTCAAAGAAAGAGTAcgaggaaaagaagaaggctTTCGTGCCCAAAGGAGGATGCTTCGTGTGCAAGGGGCCACACCAAATGAAGGACTGTCCCAAGCTAGGGACTCTGGCATCTATCGCCGAGGAACGAGAAGCTCAAACTCAAGTAACTAAGTGTGTTGGATCCATCCAACACATAAATGCTGTGAAGGGCAAAGAGGCAAGCATCGCAGAAAAGAAAGGCTTGATGTATGTCAAAGCCTTTATCAATGAAAAACCCGTTATGGCTATGATCGACACTGGTGCTACACACAACTTCATCACGCCTGATGAAGCAAAGAGGCTTAGGTTGAAGATCACTGAAAAGAATGGCTGGTTCAAACCCGTGAACACCAAGGGTGAACCCCTTAAGGGAGTAGCAAAAGGGGTTGAGATGACTCTTGGTTCTTGGAAGGGCCTTGTAGATTTCTCAGTAGCACACATGGACGATTTTAAAATAGTCATCGGGCTCGATTTGCAAAGGAAGGCAAATATAATACCTACGCCATACTACGACGTAGTATGTGTCATGGAGAAAGGGTCTCCATGCATGGTCCCTACAGTATCTAAAGTTGGAGGACCACCGATACTCTCTGCTATGCAACTCAAGAAAGGGTTCAAGAAGAGAGAGATTACATATTTAGCTCTATTACAAGAGGAGTCAACATCTGAAAGAGAAGACGTTCCTCCCAAAATCAAGGAAGTCcttgaagaaaataaggatgTGATGCCTCCCGAGTTGCCAAAACAACTACCACCTAGGAGGAAGGTGGACCACAAGATCGAATTGGAGTCAGGAGCAAAGCCGCCCGCCTCAACACCTTATAGGATGGCACCGCCAGAACTTGAGGAGTTGAAGAAGCAACTCAAGGATTTGCTAGATGCTGGATTCATCCGTCCATCAAAGGCACCTTATGGCGCACCAGTCTTGTTCCAAAAGAAGCATGATGGTTCATTGAGACTATGCATCGACTATCGAGCACTTAACAAGGTAACCATCAAGAACAAATACCCTATTCCTTTGATAGCCGATTTGTTTGATCAACTTGGTAGAGCCAAGTGGTTCTCAAAGCTAGATTTGAGGTCAGGATATCACCGAGTGAGAATTGCTGATGGTGATGAGCCTAAGACCACGTGTGTCACGAGGTATGGATCGTATGAGTGGTTGGTAATGCCTTTTGGCTTGACCAATGCTCCTGCGACCTTCTGTACCTTGATGAACGAGATCTTTCGACCTTACCTTGATCG GAAAAGTGTTCCTTTGCAAGGGACGAAGTCCACTTCTTGGGACATCATTAAAGGTGGAACTCTCTGCATGGATCAAGGAAAG AAGAATCACTCTTGGGAATGgtcaaaggagtgtcaaaaggCCTTTGATGAGTTGAAGGCTGCTATCACAGAAGGACCAGTACTAGCACTACCCAACTACCAAAGGTATTTGAAGTCCACACTGATGCTTCTGACTACGCTATTGGGAGGAGTTCTGATGCAAGAAGGACATCCTATTGCCTTTGAGAGTCGCAAGTTGAATGATACAGAGAGGCGATACACTGTCCAAGAGAAGGAGATGACCGCAGTGGTGCATTGTCTGAGAACTTGGCGTCACTACTTGCTTGGTTCACACTTCATCGTCAAGACAGACAATGTGGCTACAA GCAAGACTAATGTGGTAGCTGATGCGCTGAGTCGCAAGGCTGAGTTGGGGCCATTTCTATGGCTGAAGGAGATATTGTGCATACCATCAAGGAAGGGTTGCAATCACGATCCACTAGCCAAGAAGTTGGTGGAGTTGGCTAGAGAAG TGATCGAGATCCACGCTTCACAGGACGACTATGGACAGAGCTGTTCAAACTCCTTGGGTCAGCTTCATTTCTCAACAAGCTTCCATCCTCAAACCGATGGGCAGACTGAGAGAGTGAATGCCTTACTCGAGTGTTACTTGAGGCATTTTGTAAGCGCTAATCAGAAGGACTGGACAAAACTCCTCGACATTGCTCAGTTCTCATACAATTTGCAAAGGAGCGAGTCCACAGGGAAGAGCCCGTTCGAGATTGTGACTGGACAACAGCCGCTTACACCtcactctctttcttcttcctaCTCAGGGAAGAGCCCTggagcttatcatatgattaaGTCTTGGAAAGAACAAGCAGATGTCACTCGTTCTTACCTCGACAAAGCTGCAAAGAGGATGAAGAAATGGGCAGATAAGAAGAGGAGGCATGCAAGCTATCAAGTGGAAGACAAGGTAATGATCAAACTTCTTCCACAACAATTCAAAGCCTTTCGCAAGGTTCATAAAGGCTTAATTCGTAAATACGAAGGGCCATTTGAGATCATTGGACGTGTTGGGGAAGTTGCTTACAAAGTACAACTTCCTCCCTCTATGAAGATCCACCCGGTCTTCCATGTGAGTATGCTTAAATCATATCACGAAGACCAAGATGAACTGAGTAGAGGTGATTCGAGTCGTGCTCCGCCTGTGGTGATTAGATCCTTCGATAAAGAAATCGAAGAGATCTTAGCTAATCGTATTGTGAGACGAAGAGGGGTACCACCAAGTATTCAATATTTGATCAAGTGGAAAGGGCTCCCGATAACTGAAGCTAGTTGGGAAGCTCGTGAAGATCTGTGA